A part of Candidatus Binatia bacterium genomic DNA contains:
- a CDS encoding tetratricopeptide repeat protein: MNEPKHERFTNLWLARRTWRTLAALAVAVALAGPAHAAGDDDPLPTPTPGGNGGLSAEALANQGRLQAQAGEWAAAEASYRAAIARRADLPEAWNGLGHALKSQRRFDEAIAAYDEALRLRPDYPQALEYLGETYVMMGEFKKAEDVLARLRPLDAKLAAQLAHAITTRSQHASW, encoded by the coding sequence ATGAACGAGCCCAAGCACGAGCGATTCACGAACCTCTGGTTGGCTCGCCGCACGTGGCGGACGCTCGCCGCGCTCGCGGTCGCGGTCGCGCTCGCCGGACCCGCCCACGCCGCGGGCGACGACGATCCGCTGCCGACGCCGACGCCGGGCGGCAACGGCGGACTCTCGGCAGAGGCGCTCGCCAACCAGGGACGCCTGCAGGCGCAGGCCGGCGAGTGGGCCGCCGCCGAGGCGAGCTACCGCGCGGCGATCGCCCGCCGCGCCGACCTGCCCGAAGCCTGGAACGGCCTCGGCCACGCGCTCAAGAGCCAGCGCCGCTTCGACGAGGCGATCGCCGCGTACGACGAGGCGCTGCGGCTGCGCCCGGACTACCCGCAGGCGCTCGAGTACCTCGGCGAGACCTACGTGATGATGGGCGAGTTCAAGAAGGCCGAGGACGTGCTCGCGCGTCTGCGGCCGCTCGACGCGAAGCTCGCGGCGCAGCTCGCGCACGCGATCACGACGCGCAGCCAGCACGCGAGCTGGTAG
- a CDS encoding acyl-CoA dehydrogenase family protein, giving the protein MAVRGASWLIEPVGSTPQFTGADFTDDDRLYAKTAEDFVRNEVLPILDRIEAKEEGLMPALLKRAGELGLLMIDIPEKYGGLGLDKTTSMLVSERGALCASFSVSWGAHTGIGTLPTVYYGTEEQKQRYLPKLATGEWLAAYALTEPGSGSDALGAKTIAERQPDGSFRLTGTKQFITNAGFADLFTVFAKVDGDKFTAFLVERDSPGLSTGPEEKKLGIKGSSTRQLILDGTPVPADHVLGQIGQGHKIAFNILNIGRFKLGAGAVGAAKECLQIALDYARERKQFGQPIASFGMIQRKLAEMATLIYVADSMSYRTAGLMDDAAHALDPNAPDYQERLVRESIEEYTIEASALKVFGTETLDFVADEALQVLGGYGFTAEYPVERHYRDSRINRIFEGTNEINRLIIPATLLKRVGQGALPFTEFLEKVDREIAEGASWGSEKAGALEREYRAAEVSKRIVAYITRLLVEKSLASLKDKQQHLEILSNMIIEVFAMDSVVARTLALKGHGSESDDQLRLMMTKIYVAATHESVLDGARKLLANEFEGEELRKHLQLEDILPKIPMRTIAAKTKLAEALVAQGLGPVFLR; this is encoded by the coding sequence ATGGCCGTACGTGGCGCGAGCTGGCTGATCGAGCCGGTGGGGTCGACCCCGCAGTTCACCGGCGCGGACTTCACCGACGACGACCGTCTCTACGCGAAGACGGCGGAGGACTTCGTCCGCAACGAGGTGCTGCCGATCCTCGACCGCATCGAGGCGAAGGAGGAGGGGCTGATGCCGGCGCTGCTCAAGCGCGCGGGCGAGCTCGGCCTCCTGATGATCGACATCCCCGAGAAGTACGGCGGGCTCGGCCTCGACAAGACGACCTCGATGCTGGTCTCCGAGCGCGGCGCGCTGTGCGCGTCCTTCAGCGTCTCGTGGGGCGCGCACACCGGCATCGGCACGCTGCCGACGGTGTACTACGGCACCGAGGAGCAGAAGCAGCGCTACCTGCCGAAGCTCGCGACCGGCGAGTGGCTCGCAGCCTACGCGCTCACCGAGCCCGGCTCGGGCAGCGACGCGCTCGGCGCGAAGACCATCGCCGAGCGTCAGCCCGACGGCAGCTTTCGCTTGACGGGCACGAAGCAGTTCATCACCAACGCCGGCTTCGCGGACCTGTTCACGGTCTTCGCCAAGGTCGACGGCGACAAGTTCACGGCGTTCCTCGTCGAGCGCGACTCGCCGGGGCTGTCGACCGGACCCGAGGAGAAGAAGCTCGGCATCAAGGGCTCGTCGACGCGCCAGCTCATCCTCGACGGCACGCCCGTGCCCGCCGACCACGTGCTGGGCCAGATCGGGCAGGGCCACAAGATCGCCTTCAACATCCTCAACATCGGCCGCTTCAAGCTCGGCGCGGGCGCGGTCGGCGCGGCAAAGGAGTGTCTGCAGATCGCGCTCGACTACGCGCGCGAGCGCAAGCAGTTCGGCCAGCCGATCGCGAGCTTTGGCATGATCCAGCGCAAGCTCGCCGAGATGGCGACGCTGATCTACGTCGCCGACAGCATGAGCTACCGCACCGCGGGGCTGATGGACGACGCGGCGCACGCGCTCGATCCGAACGCTCCGGACTACCAGGAGCGGCTCGTCCGCGAGTCCATCGAGGAGTACACGATCGAGGCGTCGGCGCTGAAGGTGTTCGGCACCGAGACGCTCGACTTCGTCGCCGACGAGGCGCTGCAGGTGCTCGGCGGCTACGGCTTCACCGCCGAGTATCCGGTCGAGCGCCACTACCGCGACTCGCGCATCAACCGCATCTTCGAGGGCACGAACGAGATCAACCGGCTCATCATCCCGGCGACGCTGCTCAAGCGCGTCGGCCAGGGCGCGCTGCCGTTCACCGAGTTCCTCGAGAAGGTCGATCGCGAGATCGCCGAGGGTGCGAGCTGGGGTTCGGAGAAGGCGGGGGCGCTCGAGCGCGAGTACCGCGCGGCCGAGGTCAGCAAGCGCATCGTCGCCTACATCACGCGCCTGCTGGTCGAGAAGAGCCTCGCCTCGCTCAAGGACAAGCAGCAGCACCTCGAGATCCTGAGCAACATGATCATCGAGGTGTTCGCGATGGACAGCGTGGTCGCGCGCACGCTGGCGCTCAAGGGCCACGGCAGCGAGAGCGACGATCAGCTCCGCCTGATGATGACCAAGATCTACGTCGCGGCGACGCACGAGAGCGTGCTCGACGGCGCACGCAAGCTGCTCGCCAACGAGTTCGAGGGCGAGGAGCTGCGCAAGCACCTGCAGCTCGAAGACATCCTGCCGAAGATCCCGATGCGCACCATCGCCGCGAAGACCAAGCTCGCCGAGGCGCTGGTCGCGCAGGGTTTGGGTCCGGTGTTCCTGCGCTAG
- a CDS encoding histidine phosphatase family protein, whose translation MKTRILLIRHGATVLSAEDRFAGSTDVELSDEGRRQARALAERLADDRLAAIYASPMRRALETASIVGRPHGLEPIVEPGLREIGHGHWEGLTRKEVEQRFAEEYAAWELDPVTFAPRGGEPGVAVMARALPVIRTLVERHAGATVAVVSHKATIRLVLAALLGIEPRGYRDRLDQAPACLNVVDFKDPVRARLMLYNDVSHYADTPSQPTGQLSKWWDER comes from the coding sequence ATGAAGACGCGCATCTTGCTCATCCGCCACGGCGCGACCGTGCTGTCGGCGGAGGACCGCTTCGCGGGCTCGACCGACGTCGAGCTGTCCGACGAGGGACGCCGTCAAGCACGCGCGCTCGCCGAGCGCCTCGCCGACGACCGCCTCGCGGCGATCTACGCGAGCCCGATGCGGCGCGCGCTCGAGACCGCGTCGATCGTCGGCCGTCCGCACGGCCTCGAGCCGATCGTCGAGCCCGGGCTGCGCGAGATCGGCCACGGCCACTGGGAAGGCCTCACGCGCAAGGAGGTCGAGCAGCGCTTCGCCGAGGAGTACGCGGCCTGGGAGCTCGATCCGGTCACCTTCGCGCCGCGGGGCGGCGAGCCCGGGGTCGCGGTGATGGCGCGCGCGCTGCCGGTGATCCGCACGCTGGTCGAGCGCCACGCCGGCGCGACGGTCGCCGTCGTGTCGCACAAGGCGACGATCCGCCTCGTGCTCGCGGCGCTGCTCGGCATCGAGCCGCGCGGCTACCGCGACCGCCTCGACCAGGCGCCCGCGTGCCTCAACGTCGTCGACTTCAAGGACCCGGTGCGCGCGCGCCTGATGCTCTACAACGACGTCTCGCACTACGCCGACACGCCGAGCCAGCCGACCGGGCAGCTCTCGAAGTGGTGGGACGAGCGCTAG
- a CDS encoding extensin family protein produces MRRALLLVSVLAVLGFVFGVRARIVELPSRWDPWAPLDVRDPPNLLTRYKLARLSIDDALCRTTLSSAEMRYQPLPDRETAPGCGFKNAVRVSATSARVATPFAASCRLAVSLALWELHVVQPAARRHFGQEVAGLEHFGSYACRNVYGRETGRRSRHATADALDVAGFVLADGRRIRVAADWDGDDQTALFLREVRDGACPYFASVLGPDYNAAHRDHLHLDRGGFGICR; encoded by the coding sequence ATGCGGCGCGCGCTCCTTCTCGTCTCGGTGCTCGCCGTGCTCGGCTTCGTCTTCGGGGTGCGCGCGCGGATCGTCGAGCTGCCATCGCGCTGGGATCCCTGGGCGCCGCTCGACGTCCGGGACCCGCCGAACCTGCTGACGCGCTACAAGCTCGCGCGCCTGTCGATCGACGATGCGCTCTGCCGCACGACGCTGTCGTCCGCGGAGATGCGCTACCAGCCGTTGCCCGACCGCGAGACCGCACCGGGCTGCGGCTTCAAGAACGCGGTGCGCGTCTCGGCGACGAGCGCGCGCGTCGCGACGCCGTTCGCGGCGTCGTGTCGGCTCGCGGTCTCGCTCGCGCTCTGGGAGCTGCACGTCGTGCAGCCGGCGGCGCGTCGCCACTTCGGTCAGGAGGTCGCGGGGCTCGAACACTTCGGCAGCTACGCGTGCCGCAACGTCTACGGACGCGAGACCGGACGACGCAGCCGGCACGCGACCGCCGACGCGCTCGACGTCGCGGGCTTCGTGCTCGCCGACGGGCGGCGCATCCGCGTCGCGGCGGACTGGGACGGCGACGACCAGACGGCGCTCTTTCTGCGCGAGGTGCGCGACGGCGCGTGTCCGTACTTCGCCTCGGTGCTCGGGCCGGACTACAACGCGGCGCACCGCGACCACCTGCACCTCGACCGCGGCGGCTTCGGGATCTGCCGGTGA
- a CDS encoding dienelactone hydrolase family protein, whose translation MGEMINVTRPDGKTCPAYLTEPAGKPGAPGVVLIQEWWGLNDQIKGLADRLANEGYRVLVPDLYRGKVTAVVDEANHLMTNLDFVDAGTQDVRGCAQHLKKASSKVGVSGFCMGGALTVIAAVHVPEVDAAVCFYGIPPKEAADPAKVRVPFQGHFANQDDWCTPAAVDVLEAGLKQSGVQHEIHRYDAQHAFMNEARPEVYDAQAAKLAWQRTLDFFGRTLRA comes from the coding sequence ATGGGTGAGATGATCAACGTGACGCGGCCGGACGGGAAGACCTGCCCCGCCTACCTCACGGAGCCGGCGGGCAAGCCCGGGGCGCCGGGCGTCGTGCTGATCCAGGAGTGGTGGGGCCTCAACGACCAGATCAAGGGCCTCGCCGACCGCCTCGCCAACGAGGGGTACCGCGTCCTCGTCCCCGACCTCTACCGCGGCAAGGTGACCGCGGTGGTTGACGAGGCGAACCACCTGATGACCAACCTCGACTTCGTCGACGCCGGCACGCAGGACGTCCGCGGCTGCGCGCAGCACCTGAAGAAGGCGTCGAGCAAGGTGGGCGTGAGCGGCTTCTGCATGGGCGGCGCGCTCACCGTGATCGCGGCGGTGCACGTGCCGGAGGTCGACGCCGCGGTGTGCTTCTACGGCATCCCGCCGAAGGAGGCGGCCGACCCCGCGAAGGTGCGCGTGCCGTTCCAGGGCCACTTCGCCAACCAGGACGACTGGTGCACGCCGGCCGCGGTCGACGTGCTCGAGGCGGGTCTCAAGCAGTCCGGCGTCCAGCACGAAATTCACCGCTACGACGCGCAGCACGCGTTCATGAACGAGGCGCGTCCGGAGGTCTACGACGCGCAGGCGGCGAAGCTCGCCTGGCAGCGGACGCTCGACTTCTTCGGCCGCACGCTGCGCGCGTGA